A single region of the Pseudomonas sp. VD-NE ins genome encodes:
- the recG gene encoding ATP-dependent DNA helicase RecG, translating to MTELSQVSVTALKGVGEAMAEKLAKVGLENLQDVLFHLPLRYQDRTRVVPIGALRPGQDAVVEGTVSGADVVMGRRRSLVVRLQDGTGGLSLRFYHFSNAQKEGLKRGTRVRCYGEARPGASGLEIYHPEYRAITGDEPPPVDETLTPVYPLTEGLTQARLRQLCMQTLTMLKPDTLPDWLPTELARDYQLAPLADAIRYLHNPPADADVDELALGHHWAQHRLAFEELLTHQLSQQRLRESMRSLRAPAMPKAKKLPPKYLANLGFNPTGAQQRVGNEIAYDLSQHEPMLRLIQGDVGAGKTVVAALAALQALEAGYQVALMAPTEILAEQHFITFKRWLEPLGIDVAWLAGKLKGKNRVAALEQIASGTPMVVGTHALFQDEVQFKNLALVIIDEQHRFGVQQRLALRQKGVGGRMCPHQLIMTATPIPRTLAMSAYADLDTSILDELPPGRTPVNTVLVTDTRRVEVIERVRGACAEGRQAYWVCTLIEESEELTCQAAETTFEDLTLALGELKVGLIHGRMKPVEKAAVMAEFKAGNLQLLVATTVIEVGVDVPNASLMIIENPERLGLAQLHQLRGRVGRGSAASHCVLLYHPPLSQIGRQRLGIMRETNDGFVIAEKDLELRGPGEMLGTRQTGLLQFKVADLMRDADLLPAVRDAAQALLERWPTHVSPLLDRWLRHGQQYGQV from the coding sequence ATGACTGAGCTGTCGCAAGTGTCGGTGACGGCACTCAAGGGTGTCGGCGAAGCCATGGCCGAGAAACTGGCCAAGGTCGGCCTGGAGAATCTGCAGGACGTGCTGTTCCACCTGCCGCTGCGTTATCAGGATCGCACCCGTGTGGTGCCGATCGGCGCGCTGCGACCGGGACAGGACGCCGTGGTCGAAGGCACCGTCAGCGGCGCCGATGTGGTCATGGGCCGACGCCGCAGCCTTGTCGTACGCTTGCAGGACGGCACCGGCGGTCTCAGTCTGCGCTTCTACCATTTCAGCAACGCACAGAAAGAAGGCCTCAAGCGCGGCACGCGGGTGCGCTGCTACGGCGAAGCCCGGCCCGGCGCGTCAGGACTGGAAATCTACCACCCGGAATACCGCGCCATTACCGGTGACGAACCGCCGCCAGTCGATGAAACCCTGACCCCGGTCTACCCGCTCACCGAAGGCCTGACCCAAGCGCGTCTGCGTCAGTTGTGCATGCAGACGTTGACCATGCTCAAGCCAGACACCCTGCCCGACTGGCTGCCGACCGAACTGGCGCGCGACTATCAATTGGCGCCGCTGGCCGACGCGATCCGCTACCTGCACAACCCGCCCGCCGATGCCGACGTCGACGAACTCGCCCTCGGTCATCACTGGGCGCAGCATCGTCTGGCCTTCGAAGAGTTGCTGACGCACCAACTGTCACAGCAACGTCTGCGAGAAAGCATGCGTTCTTTGCGCGCGCCGGCGATGCCGAAAGCGAAAAAGCTGCCGCCGAAATATCTGGCGAATCTTGGCTTCAACCCGACCGGCGCCCAGCAGCGCGTCGGCAACGAAATCGCCTACGACCTCAGCCAGCACGAACCGATGCTGCGGCTGATTCAGGGTGACGTCGGCGCGGGTAAAACCGTGGTCGCCGCCCTTGCGGCACTGCAAGCGCTGGAGGCCGGTTATCAGGTTGCGCTGATGGCGCCAACCGAGATCCTCGCCGAACAGCACTTCATCACCTTCAAGCGCTGGCTCGAACCGCTGGGCATTGACGTCGCTTGGCTGGCCGGCAAGCTCAAAGGCAAGAACCGCGTCGCCGCGCTGGAACAAATCGCCAGCGGTACGCCCATGGTGGTCGGCACCCACGCGCTGTTCCAGGACGAAGTGCAATTCAAGAACCTCGCGCTGGTAATCATCGACGAACAGCACCGCTTCGGCGTGCAACAGCGTCTGGCGCTGCGGCAGAAAGGCGTCGGCGGGCGCATGTGCCCGCATCAACTGATCATGACCGCCACACCGATTCCGCGCACATTGGCGATGAGCGCCTACGCCGACCTCGACACCTCGATCCTCGACGAACTGCCGCCCGGTCGAACCCCGGTCAATACCGTGCTGGTCACCGACACCCGCCGCGTCGAAGTCATCGAACGCGTGCGCGGTGCCTGCGCCGAAGGGCGTCAGGCCTATTGGGTGTGCACGCTGATTGAAGAATCCGAAGAGCTGACCTGTCAGGCCGCCGAAACCACCTTCGAAGACCTCACCCTCGCCCTCGGCGAACTGAAAGTCGGGCTGATCCACGGGCGCATGAAACCCGTCGAGAAAGCCGCCGTCATGGCCGAATTCAAGGCCGGCAACCTGCAACTGCTGGTCGCCACCACGGTGATTGAAGTCGGTGTCGACGTGCCCAACGCCAGCCTGATGATCATCGAAAACCCCGAGCGCCTCGGCCTCGCGCAACTGCACCAGTTGCGCGGCCGTGTCGGCCGGGGCAGCGCCGCCAGCCATTGCGTGCTGCTTTACCATCCACCGCTGTCGCAGATCGGTCGCCAGCGCCTGGGCATCATGCGCGAGACCAACGACGGCTTCGTCATCGCCGAAAAAGACCTCGAACTGCGCGGCCCCGGGGAAATGCTCGGCACCCGCCAGACCGGCCTTCTGCAATTCAAAGTCGCCGACCTGATGCGCGACGCCGACCTGCTGCCCGCCGTCCGCGACGCGGCCCAAGCCCTGCTGGAACGCTGGCCAACCCACGTCAGCCCATTACTCGATCGCTGGTTGCGCCACGGGCAGCAATACGGCCAAGTGTGA
- a CDS encoding tetratricopeptide repeat protein: MASLKWVLMIGSLFSATNVFAVDPPIVGAAGNTVTFQAKKWTSPVVESTTAWFTANGKTFPLFHAGIGGQAYPDWLSPDKKFLLATAVEYGVVIGENGEEIATSQGHCDVISMETGCVLAESYERFCEGKWVGKQWVSEEGGVLNPVLETKSPKDLLKNASSIQPAQSRAESIEWSLSFLSPESYMACHPPAQNVQTYNDLGFYLAEGGNDELALKFYRGVEAVGKRTVLMLNMADSLWRLDRQEEAQRYYREYRDAMSAAGKAQKIPQRVVERSEIQGLKQ; this comes from the coding sequence ATGGCCAGCCTTAAGTGGGTGTTGATGATCGGCAGCTTGTTCAGCGCTACCAATGTCTTTGCCGTTGACCCGCCAATAGTGGGAGCCGCCGGAAACACAGTGACGTTCCAGGCAAAAAAATGGACATCACCCGTCGTGGAATCTACCACTGCCTGGTTCACCGCGAATGGAAAAACGTTCCCGTTGTTTCATGCCGGCATTGGTGGCCAGGCTTATCCTGATTGGCTCAGCCCTGACAAAAAATTTCTACTGGCGACCGCGGTGGAATACGGCGTAGTCATAGGTGAGAACGGTGAGGAAATAGCGACATCACAAGGGCATTGCGATGTGATCTCGATGGAAACCGGTTGCGTGCTTGCTGAGAGTTACGAGCGGTTTTGTGAGGGAAAATGGGTAGGCAAGCAATGGGTTTCCGAAGAGGGCGGGGTGCTCAATCCTGTCTTGGAGACTAAGTCACCCAAGGACCTGCTGAAAAATGCTTCGAGTATCCAGCCTGCGCAGTCCCGAGCGGAGTCCATCGAATGGAGCCTGAGCTTTTTAAGCCCGGAATCCTACATGGCGTGTCATCCCCCGGCGCAAAATGTTCAGACTTACAACGACCTCGGTTTCTACTTGGCCGAGGGCGGCAACGATGAGTTGGCGCTGAAGTTTTATCGAGGCGTTGAAGCTGTCGGCAAACGCACAGTGCTGATGCTGAACATGGCTGATTCGCTATGGCGACTTGATCGCCAAGAGGAAGCGCAGCGTTATTACCGCGAGTACCGCGACGCGATGAGTGCCGCCGGTAAAGCGCAGAAGATTCCGCAACGCGTCGTTGAGCGATCTGAAATTCAGGGACTGAAACAGTGA
- a CDS encoding hydrogen peroxide-inducible genes activator: protein MTLTELRYIVTLAQEQHFGHAAERCHVSQPTLSVGVKKLEDELGVLIFERSKSAVRLTPVGEGIVAQAQKVLEQAQGIRELAQAGKNQLTAPLKVGAIYTVGPYLFPHLIPQLHRVAPQMPLYIEENFTHVLRDKLRNGELDAIIIALPFNEADVLTLPLYDEPFYVLMPAQHPWTQKETIDAGLLNDKSLLLLGEGHCFRDQVLEACPTLTKGNDGAKHTTVESSSLETIRHMVASGLGISILPLSAVDSHHYAPGVIEVRPLSPPVPFRTVAIAWRASFPRPKAIEILADSIRLCSVAKPAAPVTAG from the coding sequence ATGACCCTCACAGAATTACGCTACATCGTTACCCTCGCCCAAGAGCAGCATTTCGGCCACGCCGCCGAACGTTGCCACGTCAGCCAGCCGACCCTGTCGGTGGGCGTGAAAAAGCTTGAAGACGAACTCGGTGTGCTGATTTTCGAGCGCAGCAAAAGCGCCGTGCGCCTGACCCCGGTCGGCGAAGGTATCGTCGCCCAGGCGCAGAAAGTCCTCGAGCAAGCGCAAGGCATTCGCGAACTGGCCCAGGCCGGCAAGAACCAGCTGACCGCGCCGTTGAAAGTCGGCGCGATCTACACCGTCGGCCCGTACCTGTTCCCGCACCTGATTCCACAACTGCATCGGGTCGCCCCGCAGATGCCGTTGTACATCGAAGAAAACTTCACCCACGTGCTGCGCGACAAACTGCGCAACGGTGAGCTCGACGCGATCATCATCGCCCTGCCGTTCAACGAAGCCGACGTGCTGACCCTTCCGCTGTACGACGAGCCGTTCTACGTCTTGATGCCGGCGCAGCACCCGTGGACGCAAAAAGAAACCATCGACGCCGGCCTGCTCAACGACAAGAGCCTGCTGCTGCTCGGCGAAGGCCACTGCTTCCGCGATCAGGTCCTCGAAGCCTGCCCGACCCTGACCAAGGGCAATGACGGCGCCAAGCACACCACGGTCGAATCCAGCTCGCTGGAAACCATCCGGCACATGGTCGCGTCCGGTCTGGGCATTTCGATCCTGCCGTTGTCGGCGGTCGACAGCCATCACTACGCCCCGGGCGTGATCGAAGTGCGTCCGCTGTCGCCGCCGGTGCCGTTCCGCACCGTGGCCATTGCCTGGCGCGCGAGCTTCCCGCGGCCGAAAGCCATCGAGATCCTCGCCGATTCCATTCGCCTGTGTTCGGTGGCCAAGCCAGCGGCACCGGTTACAGCCGGTTAA
- a CDS encoding aminoacyl-tRNA deacylase and HDOD domain-containing protein, with amino-acid sequence MTEAALAPESPHAPSVIRLLLGKLGIAYEEVLDHHGLNASRKVQAVLLDDAVGALMVLFPQSQLLDLNRLAELTGRRLTAVSTERLEKMLGKHSLSLLPGLPALTSSPCLYEESLLREPKLLINSGEPGLLLEIASEDFKTMLTKASAANFGEALSSIRPNLDRPDDDREEITQAVQAFTARRIQQRLEATIEIPPLAETAQKIIKLRVDPNATIDDITGVVETDPALAAQVVSWAASPYYASPGKIRSVEDAIVRVLGFDLVINLALGLALGKTLSLPKDHPQHTTPYWQQSIYTAAVIEGLTRAMPRAQRPEAGLTYLAGLLHNFGYLLLAHVFPPHFSLICRHLEVNPHLCHSYIEQHLLGISREQIGSWLMRYWDMPDELATALRFQHDPSYDGAYAEYPNLVCLAVRLLRSRGIGSGPDEDIPDALLERVGLTREKANDVVSKVLEAEVLLRELASQFSQA; translated from the coding sequence ATGACCGAAGCCGCTCTCGCCCCCGAATCCCCGCACGCGCCGTCTGTCATTCGGCTGCTGCTAGGCAAACTGGGCATCGCCTACGAAGAAGTGCTCGACCACCACGGCCTCAATGCATCGCGCAAGGTACAAGCCGTGTTGCTGGACGACGCCGTCGGCGCGCTGATGGTGCTGTTTCCGCAGAGCCAATTGCTCGACCTCAACCGCCTCGCCGAACTGACGGGCCGTCGTCTCACCGCCGTCTCCACCGAGCGCCTGGAAAAAATGCTCGGCAAACATAGCCTGAGCCTGCTCCCAGGCCTGCCAGCGCTGACCAGTTCGCCGTGCCTCTACGAAGAAAGCCTGCTGCGTGAGCCGAAGTTGCTGATCAACTCCGGCGAACCGGGCCTGCTGCTGGAAATCGCCAGCGAAGACTTCAAGACCATGCTGACCAAGGCCAGCGCCGCCAACTTCGGCGAAGCCCTGAGCAGCATCCGCCCGAACCTCGACCGCCCGGACGATGACCGCGAGGAAATCACCCAAGCCGTGCAAGCGTTCACCGCGCGGCGCATTCAGCAGCGTCTGGAAGCGACCATCGAAATTCCGCCGCTGGCCGAAACCGCACAAAAAATCATCAAGCTGCGTGTTGACCCCAACGCTACCATCGACGACATCACCGGCGTCGTTGAAACGGACCCGGCGCTGGCCGCGCAAGTGGTGAGCTGGGCGGCGTCGCCGTACTACGCCTCGCCGGGCAAGATTCGTTCGGTTGAAGACGCGATCGTCCGCGTGCTCGGCTTCGATCTGGTGATCAACCTCGCACTGGGCCTGGCCCTCGGCAAGACTCTGAGCCTGCCGAAAGACCACCCGCAACACACCACGCCGTACTGGCAGCAGTCGATCTACACCGCCGCCGTCATCGAAGGCCTGACCCGCGCCATGCCGCGCGCCCAGCGCCCGGAAGCCGGCCTGACGTATCTGGCCGGTCTGCTGCACAACTTCGGCTACCTGCTGCTGGCCCACGTGTTCCCGCCGCACTTCTCGCTGATCTGCCGCCACCTGGAGGTCAACCCGCACCTGTGCCACAGCTACATCGAGCAACACCTGCTCGGTATCAGCCGTGAACAGATCGGCTCGTGGCTGATGCGCTACTGGGACATGCCGGATGAGCTGGCCACCGCCCTGCGCTTCCAGCACGACCCAAGCTACGACGGCGCCTACGCCGAATACCCGAACCTCGTCTGCCTGGCCGTGCGCCTGTTGCGTAGCCGCGGGATTGGCTCGGGGCCCGACGAAGACATCCCCGACGCGCTGCTCGAACGCGTCGGCCTGACTCGCGAAAAAGCCAACGACGTGGTCAGCAAAGTCCTAGAAGCCGAAGTGCTGCTACGCGAACTGGCCTCGCAGTTCAGCCAGGCCTAA
- a CDS encoding DUF6124 family protein: MIKPTPNPPENPDVSPYETLESKKFHEAAERALDHHFKPAVEPHPKRENGLFKLSPGTDAEALMANASEDLLSISVIACDLADDLHGSRRSVALALSRMADGVRLMVEGTLDQIEVRSVAAKP; this comes from the coding sequence ATGATCAAACCAACACCCAATCCCCCCGAAAACCCAGACGTTTCGCCCTACGAAACCCTGGAATCAAAGAAATTCCACGAAGCCGCCGAGCGCGCCCTCGACCACCATTTCAAACCAGCCGTCGAACCGCATCCCAAACGTGAGAACGGCCTCTTCAAACTCTCCCCCGGCACCGACGCCGAAGCCCTCATGGCCAACGCCTCCGAAGACCTCCTGTCCATCAGCGTCATCGCCTGCGACCTCGCCGACGACCTCCACGGCTCACGCCGCTCGGTGGCACTGGCCCTGAGCAGAATGGCGGACGGCGTGCGACTGATGGTGGAAGGGACGCTCGACCAGATTGAAGTGCGAAGCGTGGCGGCCAAGCCGTAG
- a CDS encoding lysozyme inhibitor LprI family protein: protein MIKLKTFFELIAGVFLAASLVPAHAQEACNHDSFTNRDLIICGQQTFEKVDAVLNEQYKKALVSLSSAEKMQLKEVQKKWVRFKEGFCEEIYQGTFPGAEAPIDRLGCLVQTTNARLGELIALQTGLPLDGFYKAATAMAGAGPGKRSGDFDGAIGWSRLRRSALETIR from the coding sequence ATGATCAAACTCAAGACGTTCTTTGAGCTGATCGCGGGTGTTTTTTTGGCTGCTTCGCTGGTTCCAGCACATGCGCAGGAAGCCTGCAATCACGACAGCTTTACCAATCGCGATTTGATCATCTGCGGTCAGCAGACATTCGAGAAAGTCGATGCAGTCTTGAATGAGCAATATAAGAAAGCGCTGGTTAGTTTGTCGTCTGCGGAAAAGATGCAACTCAAAGAAGTGCAGAAGAAATGGGTGCGTTTCAAAGAAGGATTTTGCGAGGAGATCTATCAAGGTACGTTCCCGGGTGCTGAAGCGCCGATTGATAGGCTTGGGTGTCTGGTGCAAACAACCAACGCACGTTTGGGAGAGTTGATTGCTCTGCAAACCGGTTTACCGCTGGACGGTTTTTACAAAGCCGCCACGGCCATGGCTGGGGCAGGACCGGGAAAAAGGTCTGGCGACTTCGATGGAGCGATTGGGTGGAGCCGCCTTCGACGATCCGCTTTGGAAACAATACGCTGA
- a CDS encoding TIGR01777 family oxidoreductase — protein sequence MPAPSNSLRPALVLWLYAAAVVHILAGLTLTWAGHSGLLDGYLHNLELAFWGADAVPAAGHEQQVWWLALFGATLQSYSLYMLALVHLGNRLKAPAVWGWLSAGILLWAPQDMWLSAQQQVWSHLWLDGFALLVLLPPLFWLYRHDRRKSPAVKTPSQSNPFADSAFKRVLITGGTGFIGKALVNQLLDAGHSVSVLTRDPLSAANLFNGRVHCVHSLSELSHDEAFDVVINLAGAPVAGLRWTPKRQAQLLASRVGTTEALMTWLKNTKHKPTLWIQASAIGFYGVRDASESLDEHASKGDGFMAELCARWEAAAQPATEFGVRQVVLRLGVVFGPGGALTPLLMPFRLGFGGRMGDGRQIMSWVHRDDVLQVIARAFNDDTLRGTYNMVAPETVSQAAFAEQAGKVLKRPVWLHIPAAPVRAMAGEMAQLFFDGQRVVPQRLTEAGYTFRYPTLDAALRDLT from the coding sequence ATGCCAGCCCCCTCGAACTCCCTTCGCCCAGCGTTAGTGCTCTGGCTATACGCCGCCGCAGTCGTGCACATTCTCGCCGGACTCACCCTGACCTGGGCCGGTCATTCCGGATTACTCGACGGCTACCTGCACAATCTCGAACTCGCATTCTGGGGTGCCGATGCGGTACCCGCCGCCGGCCACGAACAACAAGTCTGGTGGCTCGCGCTGTTCGGCGCGACGCTGCAAAGTTATTCGCTGTACATGCTCGCGTTGGTGCACCTAGGCAATCGCTTGAAAGCCCCGGCAGTGTGGGGCTGGTTGAGCGCCGGCATCCTGTTATGGGCGCCGCAGGACATGTGGCTCTCAGCGCAACAACAGGTCTGGTCGCACCTGTGGCTCGACGGCTTTGCATTGCTGGTGTTGTTGCCGCCGTTGTTCTGGCTTTATCGGCATGACCGCCGAAAGTCTCCTGCAGTAAAGACTCCGAGCCAATCCAACCCGTTTGCCGACAGCGCTTTCAAGCGCGTGCTGATCACCGGCGGCACCGGGTTCATCGGTAAAGCCTTGGTCAATCAATTACTCGACGCGGGCCATTCGGTTAGCGTACTGACGCGCGATCCGTTGAGCGCGGCCAATCTATTCAACGGCCGCGTCCACTGCGTGCATTCGCTCAGCGAACTCAGCCACGACGAAGCCTTCGACGTAGTGATCAATCTCGCCGGAGCACCCGTCGCCGGCCTACGCTGGACTCCCAAACGTCAGGCGCAACTGCTCGCCAGCCGAGTCGGCACCACCGAAGCGTTGATGACCTGGCTGAAGAACACCAAGCACAAACCAACGCTGTGGATTCAAGCCTCGGCCATCGGTTTCTACGGCGTGCGCGATGCCAGCGAAAGCCTCGACGAACACGCCAGCAAGGGCGACGGCTTCATGGCCGAACTCTGTGCGCGCTGGGAAGCCGCCGCGCAACCAGCCACGGAATTTGGCGTGCGTCAGGTGGTGCTGCGTCTTGGCGTGGTCTTCGGCCCCGGCGGTGCGTTGACGCCGTTGCTGATGCCGTTCCGCCTGGGTTTCGGCGGGCGGATGGGTGACGGTCGGCAAATCATGAGCTGGGTGCATCGCGATGATGTGCTTCAGGTGATCGCGCGGGCGTTCAACGACGACACTCTGCGCGGGACCTACAACATGGTCGCGCCGGAAACGGTCAGTCAGGCCGCGTTCGCCGAGCAGGCCGGCAAGGTCCTCAAGCGTCCGGTGTGGTTGCACATTCCCGCCGCGCCAGTGCGTGCAATGGCGGGGGAGATGGCGCAGCTGTTCTTCGACGGTCAGCGCGTGGTGCCGCAGCGTTTGACCGAGGCTGGCTACACGTTCCGCTATCCAACCCTCGACGCCGCTCTGCGCGATCTGACCTGA
- a CDS encoding helicase — MKFRFLLWMMGLLMGKASRTNPAFQQQLGDKDLVFQLQTLDGKVARHFVVKDQRITSKSGVVAEPAFAIAFKDAGYGFATMQAKNKQLAFMQGIQDKSIQLKGNPALVMWFQGLMKYLVPRKAKPKA, encoded by the coding sequence ATGAAATTTCGTTTTCTTCTGTGGATGATGGGTTTGTTGATGGGTAAGGCCAGCCGGACAAATCCTGCGTTCCAGCAGCAGTTGGGTGACAAGGATCTGGTGTTTCAGCTGCAGACGCTGGATGGGAAAGTGGCGCGGCATTTCGTGGTCAAGGATCAGCGCATCACCAGCAAGTCTGGCGTGGTGGCTGAGCCGGCGTTTGCGATTGCGTTTAAAGATGCCGGTTATGGCTTTGCCACGATGCAGGCGAAGAACAAGCAGTTGGCGTTTATGCAGGGGATTCAGGACAAGTCGATCCAGCTCAAGGGCAATCCGGCGCTGGTGATGTGGTTTCAGGGGTTGATGAAGTATTTGGTGCCGAGGAAGGCTAAGCCTAAGGCTTGA
- a CDS encoding alpha/beta fold hydrolase has product MSKPLMYLLAGNGSAADWWDDALPHFQRYDVVPLELPGFGANPLPPCEDLADYAQTLLAMTQKGSAIMAVGVNALLVLHALQRRPGHFSRSVLLAPVGAFLWQRRLPALMSPLPIRKTIHWLLSNKPTLFARKFSNQTWTPAQYQRMGAGYARCRAFVPHWDLIRADTALPLLEWITDPVELVWGDQDAVLGIEQAAAWSAILARADLTISLKPGWGHYPWIDSPAQFAQWLESGERGFVAHTKGGRLRLAELARQAVPAALTLNDCADPRLPAFLAAQPDVTWAVRSSSYGEDQADSANAGLSTTYLREPSANVPKRIAELTAGGVEEVVVQRFITPLVSGIAFVRHLSVELEWVEGHLESLADGHVSPSRATLSRLGDAWRSGTFTPSHGLTEDLLWRFLQDVLRVFHYVPGDVEWAWDGAQLWLLQYRPISDYGWRRHLTAANIAEILPPQPSVFVEYAQRRAAVSIPAIMARWDARVLQDNEPFTAVFGGASYINNDLFLARLADWGISASNYAGEVGGATPHLPWQPLKMLRSLPLFLRMQRKARGHLLNLENGLQRFERELAELVAQGADGQQLADWFTRFYVFVVQGNLCIATALASSGGDWLGRPPTAYDNLENSPHRLPWETDPATPRPASSELPLQPFPQWSGLIRLAHSSGLPGLRGYYLQVREWYRDNLMRIFFRLHHAMPLADREHWFAPHPDVRTRDGSFWQDGREGAEQATGFMIYPGQVQGILGTDILLEDTLDPGRHAHYQAARAVIARMGGRLSHGSTLLRELRKPSAVMPQVDPAWMGCEVLYRDGELQLINSKDTK; this is encoded by the coding sequence ATGAGCAAGCCGTTGATGTATCTGCTGGCCGGCAACGGCAGCGCTGCCGATTGGTGGGATGACGCGCTGCCGCACTTTCAGCGCTACGACGTGGTGCCGCTGGAGTTGCCGGGCTTCGGCGCCAATCCGCTGCCACCCTGCGAGGATCTGGCGGACTACGCGCAGACCTTGTTGGCGATGACGCAGAAGGGCAGCGCGATCATGGCAGTCGGGGTCAATGCGTTGCTGGTGCTGCACGCGTTGCAGCGTCGGCCCGGGCACTTTTCGCGCAGTGTTCTGTTGGCGCCGGTTGGGGCATTTTTGTGGCAGCGTCGCTTGCCGGCATTGATGTCGCCGCTGCCGATCCGCAAGACCATCCACTGGCTGCTGTCGAACAAACCCACGCTGTTCGCGCGCAAGTTTTCCAACCAGACCTGGACGCCCGCGCAGTACCAGCGCATGGGCGCCGGCTATGCGCGCTGCCGTGCGTTTGTGCCGCACTGGGATCTGATTCGCGCCGATACCGCGTTGCCACTGCTGGAGTGGATCACCGATCCGGTCGAGCTGGTTTGGGGCGATCAGGACGCGGTGCTCGGCATCGAGCAAGCGGCGGCGTGGTCGGCGATTCTCGCCCGTGCTGATCTGACCATCAGCCTCAAACCCGGTTGGGGTCATTACCCGTGGATCGACTCGCCCGCGCAGTTCGCGCAGTGGCTGGAGTCCGGCGAGCGCGGATTTGTTGCGCACACCAAGGGTGGGCGTTTGCGCCTGGCTGAACTGGCGCGGCAAGCGGTGCCGGCGGCGCTGACGCTCAACGATTGTGCCGATCCGCGTCTGCCGGCATTTCTCGCCGCCCAACCTGATGTGACCTGGGCGGTGCGCTCCTCCAGTTATGGCGAGGATCAGGCCGATTCGGCGAATGCCGGTTTGAGCACCACCTATCTGCGCGAGCCGTCCGCCAATGTGCCGAAACGCATCGCCGAACTGACGGCCGGAGGCGTCGAGGAAGTGGTGGTGCAGCGCTTCATCACGCCGCTAGTTTCCGGGATCGCGTTCGTGCGCCATCTCTCGGTAGAACTGGAGTGGGTTGAAGGGCATCTCGAATCGCTGGCCGACGGTCACGTCAGCCCCTCACGGGCAACGCTTTCGCGGCTCGGCGATGCGTGGCGCAGCGGCACGTTCACGCCGTCCCACGGTTTGACCGAAGACCTGCTCTGGCGCTTTCTGCAAGACGTGCTGCGCGTGTTCCACTACGTGCCCGGCGACGTCGAATGGGCCTGGGATGGCGCGCAATTGTGGTTGCTGCAATACCGGCCGATCAGCGACTACGGCTGGCGCCGGCACCTGACTGCCGCCAATATCGCCGAGATCTTGCCACCGCAGCCGAGCGTATTTGTGGAATACGCTCAGCGCCGCGCGGCAGTGAGTATCCCGGCGATCATGGCGCGTTGGGATGCGCGGGTGTTGCAGGACAACGAGCCGTTCACCGCAGTGTTCGGCGGCGCGTCCTACATCAACAATGATCTGTTCCTCGCCCGGTTGGCCGACTGGGGCATCAGCGCCAGCAACTACGCCGGTGAAGTTGGCGGGGCGACTCCGCATCTGCCGTGGCAACCGCTGAAGATGCTGCGTTCGTTGCCGCTGTTTTTGCGTATGCAACGCAAGGCTCGCGGGCATTTGCTGAACCTTGAAAATGGTTTGCAGCGCTTCGAACGGGAGCTGGCCGAACTTGTCGCCCAAGGTGCCGATGGCCAACAACTCGCGGACTGGTTCACCCGGTTTTACGTGTTCGTGGTGCAAGGCAATCTGTGCATTGCCACGGCGCTGGCCAGCAGTGGCGGTGATTGGCTGGGTCGCCCGCCGACCGCTTACGACAACCTTGAAAACAGTCCGCATCGATTGCCGTGGGAAACCGATCCGGCTACACCTCGACCCGCATCGAGCGAACTGCCGCTACAGCCATTCCCGCAATGGTCAGGGCTGATCCGCCTCGCCCATTCGAGCGGCCTGCCGGGCTTGCGTGGCTACTACCTGCAAGTGCGCGAGTGGTATCGCGACAACCTCATGCGCATCTTCTTCCGCCTGCACCACGCCATGCCGCTGGCGGATCGCGAGCACTGGTTTGCACCGCACCCCGATGTGCGCACCCGCGACGGCAGCTTCTGGCAGGACGGTCGCGAAGGTGCGGAACAGGCCACCGGGTTCATGATTTATCCGGGGCAGGTGCAAGGCATCCTCGGCACCGACATTCTGCTCGAAGACACCCTCGATCCGGGGCGACACGCGCACTATCAAGCGGCGCGGGCGGTGATTGCGCGGATGGGTGGGCGCTTGTCGCATGGCTCGACGTTGTTGCGCGAGTTGCGTAAGCCTTCGGCGGTGATGCCGCAGGTTGATCCGGCGTGGATGGGGTGTGAGGTGTTGTATCGGGATGGCGAGTTGCAATTGATTAATTCGAAGGATACGAAGTGA